In a genomic window of Cytophagia bacterium CHB2:
- a CDS encoding cyclase family protein, with translation MRRDLTLAGVLCSIILASCAPQPQPFPNGKLVDLSYSFSTETIYWPTAQSFTLEKVADGITPGGYYYAANNFAAAEHGGTHLDSPIHFAEGKYTTDQIPLERLLGAAIVIDVSAAALENRDYQVQVADFEAWEETHGRIPDRAIVLLHTGSGKFWPDREKYLGTTETGPDAVPKLHFPGLHPEAAAWLVSNRQINAIGIDTPSIDYGQSTLFESHVALFAANIPAFENVANLEQLPETGAHVIALPMKIQGGSGGPLRIIAIVP, from the coding sequence ATGCGACGCGATTTAACGTTGGCAGGCGTTTTGTGCAGCATCATTTTGGCAAGTTGTGCGCCCCAGCCGCAACCGTTTCCAAATGGCAAGCTGGTTGATTTAAGCTATTCCTTTTCTACTGAAACGATTTACTGGCCCACGGCACAATCATTCACTTTGGAGAAAGTCGCTGATGGCATAACGCCCGGCGGATACTATTACGCCGCCAACAACTTCGCAGCAGCCGAGCACGGCGGCACGCATCTAGATTCGCCGATTCACTTTGCGGAAGGCAAATACACCACAGATCAAATTCCGCTCGAACGATTGCTCGGCGCGGCGATTGTGATCGATGTTTCTGCTGCCGCTCTGGAGAATCGCGATTATCAAGTGCAGGTTGCGGATTTTGAAGCGTGGGAAGAAACGCATGGCAGAATCCCCGACCGAGCCATTGTGCTGCTGCACACCGGCTCCGGCAAGTTTTGGCCGGATCGTGAAAAATATCTCGGCACCACGGAAACCGGGCCGGATGCCGTTCCCAAGCTGCATTTCCCCGGCTTGCATCCGGAGGCGGCCGCCTGGCTGGTGAGCAATCGGCAGATCAATGCCATTGGCATCGACACGCCGAGCATTGATTATGGGCAATCGACTTTGTTTGAAAGTCATGTTGCGCTGTTTGCGGCGAATATTCCCGCGTTTGAAAATGTCGCGAATCTCGAGCAATTGCCGGAAACCGGCGCGCATGTCATTGCCTTACCGATGAAAATTCAAGGCGGCAGCGGCGGGCCGCTGCGGATTATTGCGATTGTGCCGTGA